DNA from Elusimicrobiota bacterium:
GGATGAGGCCGTCGCCTTCTTCTCCGACCCCGGAGCGGCCCTCCCCGGCTCCTCGGGCGAACCTCCTTCCGCCACGAGATGGCTGTAGCCTGAAGCGCTCCTCGCCCCTTCGGCCGGGTGTGGCCGCCAGAGACCCCCTCTTGGCGGCCACGCCGGCCTCCCGGGCTGATCCACGAAAAGGGACGTGCGAATCTTATAAGATTACGTATTCCAATGAGGAACAAACTCGCGGATCATGCGGCGTCGGGATTGCTTTTCGTCATCATCCCGTGCTTCCTGTACTGGCTGCTGAAGCCTTTCCCGCATGATGCTTTCACACTGCTTGGCGTGATTCTAATAGTCCCTTCGTATATCGCGATCGCTGTCGCCAGGATCCAGCTGGGAGCCTCCTTTTCGGTCTCGGCAAAGGAGCACCAGCTTGTGACCACCGGGCTTTACTCGAAGATCCGGCACCCGGTCTATGTGTCCGGTCTGTTCCTTGGCATCGGGCTGGCTCTTTG
Protein-coding regions in this window:
- a CDS encoding isoprenylcysteine carboxylmethyltransferase family protein: MRNKLADHAASGLLFVIIPCFLYWLLKPFPHDAFTLLGVILIVPSYIAIAVARIQLGASFSVSAKEHQLVTTGLYSKIRHPVYVSGLFLGIGLALCLHDRLHDPHVLVFFVFAIARIAWLFLGIRGEELALEEKFGDEYRDYRMRTWF